One stretch of Cohnella algarum DNA includes these proteins:
- a CDS encoding SH3 domain-containing C40 family peptidase gives MRRITLLLSGTLLMAAIAPAGMAAAAEPQSVHIVASVSFRTAPSTSSTVMRYLKSGESLTLLEKTNSYWYKVQDASGQVGYVSSQAKYVNLIGGGSSTGAVDGSNAVIVSGVSFRKSPSTSGAFMRYLKKGEQVTVTSKINSYWYAVKDASGVSGYVSTNSKYIKLTGSVPAPSTPSAPAAPSAPSTGGDSVSAQVEAVIAAGMKYLGTPYEYGSSRSNTATFDCSDFVRQAFKDALGITLPADSRGQGEYVRSKSQVTTDWTKLKRGDLMFFMSYKGTSASNYTSKSPFGTRITHVGIYLGNGQILQTYSNESGGVRVDSIAGKHWEYRFLYGGSAL, from the coding sequence ATGAGACGAATCACGTTGTTACTGTCGGGAACTTTGCTTATGGCCGCGATCGCGCCGGCGGGGATGGCCGCCGCCGCCGAGCCGCAGTCGGTCCATATTGTGGCGTCGGTGAGCTTCCGTACGGCGCCGTCGACGTCGTCTACCGTCATGCGGTATTTGAAATCGGGCGAGTCGCTGACGCTTCTGGAGAAGACGAACAGCTACTGGTATAAGGTGCAGGACGCTTCCGGCCAGGTCGGCTACGTTTCCTCGCAAGCCAAATACGTCAATCTTATTGGCGGGGGCTCGTCAACCGGCGCGGTCGACGGGAGCAATGCCGTCATCGTGTCCGGCGTTTCGTTCCGCAAGTCACCGTCGACCTCCGGCGCATTCATGCGCTATTTGAAAAAAGGCGAGCAGGTCACCGTCACCTCGAAGATCAATTCCTACTGGTATGCCGTTAAGGATGCGAGCGGCGTGTCGGGCTACGTCAGCACGAACTCCAAATACATCAAGCTGACCGGCAGCGTGCCCGCGCCGTCTACGCCGTCCGCACCGGCTGCGCCTTCGGCTCCTTCGACGGGCGGAGACTCGGTATCCGCGCAGGTCGAAGCCGTCATCGCCGCGGGGATGAAGTATTTGGGCACGCCGTACGAGTACGGCTCGAGCCGCAGCAACACGGCGACGTTCGACTGCTCCGATTTCGTGAGGCAGGCGTTCAAGGACGCGCTCGGCATTACGCTGCCGGCCGATTCCCGGGGCCAAGGGGAATACGTGCGAAGCAAGTCGCAGGTGACGACCGACTGGACGAAGCTGAAGCGCGGCGATCTGATGTTTTTCATGTCCTACAAAGGGACAAGCGCCTCGAACTATACGTCCAAAAGCCCGTTCGGCACGCGCATTACGCACGTCGGCATTTACCTCGGCAACGGGCAGATTTTGCAAACCTACTCGAACGAATCGGGCGGCGTGCGCGTCGATTCGATCGCCGGCAAGCACTGGGAATACCGCTTCCTTTACGGCGGCAGCGCGCTGTAA
- a CDS encoding DUF4362 domain-containing protein, with amino-acid sequence MRKISAFLMAAVLLLATACGRSAEETTVPGDVYAETNAEPKVTVSRFVNFGLINEAEYGSFTEPGQIRAFESAISSAERIPGLLDVAFADYDVVIERDGVPQAIHLWVDEAGAKGSKGMYMDASDTGTGYNLTEEATKELYELIHGLEYTSEAAERNGDVVIGLRGVANAERWTGFADNVESKKPDDVQVTAYTIEGDPIFYNLIFDGETIQYRFDNAHDAFGNPQKLVDFCGSVTETKTDEGTEYRLAACGANKDETNETFSIVIP; translated from the coding sequence ATGAGAAAAATTTCAGCTTTTCTGATGGCTGCCGTGCTGCTTCTGGCGACGGCATGCGGACGTTCGGCGGAAGAAACGACGGTGCCGGGCGACGTGTACGCCGAAACGAACGCGGAGCCGAAAGTAACGGTCAGCCGGTTCGTCAATTTCGGATTGATCAATGAAGCGGAGTACGGCTCGTTTACCGAGCCCGGGCAAATCCGGGCGTTCGAAAGCGCAATCTCGTCGGCGGAGCGAATTCCGGGCTTGCTGGACGTCGCGTTTGCCGATTACGACGTCGTCATCGAGCGCGACGGCGTCCCGCAAGCGATTCATCTGTGGGTCGACGAGGCGGGAGCGAAAGGCTCCAAAGGCATGTACATGGATGCCAGCGATACCGGAACCGGCTACAACCTGACGGAGGAAGCGACCAAGGAGCTGTACGAGCTGATTCACGGGCTCGAATATACGTCCGAAGCCGCCGAGCGGAACGGCGATGTCGTCATCGGGCTTCGCGGAGTGGCGAACGCGGAGCGCTGGACCGGGTTTGCGGACAATGTCGAAAGCAAGAAACCGGACGATGTGCAGGTCACCGCCTATACGATCGAAGGCGATCCGATCTTTTACAACCTGATCTTCGACGGGGAGACGATCCAGTATCGGTTCGACAATGCGCACGATGCGTTTGGGAACCCGCAGAAGCTCGTCGATTTTTGCGGCAGCGTGACGGAAACAAAGACGGACGAAGGCACGGAATACCGCCTGGCGGCATGCGGAGCGAACAAGGACGAAACGAACGAAACGTTCTCGATCGTCATTCCCTAG
- a CDS encoding ABC-F family ATP-binding cassette domain-containing protein — MISVSGVSLRYGKRALFEDVNIKFTPGNCYGLIGANGAGKSTFLKILSGEVEQTSGEVHITPGERLAVLKQDHFAYDEFGVLETVIMGHERLYAVMKEKDAIYAKADFSDEDGMRAGELEAEFAEMNGWEAESEAAELLNGLGITTDLHDKKMAELGGNEKVRVLLAQALFGNPNILLLDEPTNHLDIESINWLEEFLARYQGTVIVVSHDRHFLNQVCTHIADIDFGKIQLYVGNYDFWYESSQLALKLMREQNKKKEDKIKELQEFIQRFSANKSKAKQATSRRKMLDKISLDDIRPSNRKYPFIQFKPEREAGKQIVTVDNVSLTVDGEKLLDGVSFVVNKGDKIALVGPRGQAKTALFQVLAGEVQPDSGSVTWGVTITPAYFPKDNSAYFDGVDLSLVDWLRQYSKDQDESFVRGFLGRMLFSGDEALKKASVLSGGEKVRCMLSKMMLSGANMLMFDEPTNHLDLESITALNNGLIETDETMIFTSHDHQFIQTIANRIIEITPNGLIDRMTTYDEYLENPEIEKLRERMQQA; from the coding sequence ATGATTTCGGTTAGCGGCGTTAGTCTGCGTTACGGAAAGCGCGCTTTGTTCGAAGACGTCAACATCAAGTTTACCCCCGGCAACTGCTACGGCTTGATCGGAGCGAACGGCGCGGGGAAGTCGACGTTTCTGAAAATTTTATCCGGCGAGGTCGAGCAGACGTCCGGCGAAGTGCACATTACGCCGGGAGAACGGCTGGCGGTGCTCAAGCAGGATCACTTCGCCTACGACGAGTTCGGCGTGCTGGAAACCGTCATTATGGGCCACGAGCGGCTCTATGCGGTCATGAAAGAGAAAGACGCCATCTACGCGAAGGCGGATTTCTCGGATGAAGACGGCATGCGGGCGGGCGAGCTGGAAGCGGAATTCGCCGAAATGAACGGCTGGGAGGCGGAAAGCGAGGCGGCGGAGCTGCTGAACGGCCTCGGCATCACGACCGATCTGCACGACAAGAAGATGGCGGAGCTCGGCGGCAACGAGAAGGTTCGCGTGCTGCTCGCGCAAGCGTTGTTCGGCAATCCGAACATCCTGCTGCTGGACGAACCGACCAACCACCTGGATATCGAATCGATCAACTGGCTGGAAGAGTTTTTGGCCCGTTATCAGGGCACCGTCATCGTCGTATCCCACGACCGGCACTTCCTGAACCAGGTTTGTACGCATATCGCGGACATCGATTTCGGCAAAATCCAGCTCTACGTGGGCAACTACGACTTCTGGTACGAGTCCAGCCAATTGGCGCTCAAGCTGATGCGGGAGCAAAACAAGAAAAAGGAAGACAAAATCAAGGAGCTGCAGGAGTTCATCCAGCGCTTCTCCGCCAACAAATCGAAGGCGAAGCAGGCGACGAGCCGCCGCAAGATGCTCGACAAAATTTCGCTCGACGATATCCGGCCTTCCAACCGCAAATATCCGTTCATCCAGTTCAAGCCGGAACGCGAAGCGGGCAAGCAGATCGTAACGGTCGACAACGTGTCGCTTACGGTAGACGGGGAGAAGCTGCTCGACGGCGTGTCCTTCGTCGTCAACAAAGGCGACAAAATCGCCCTCGTCGGCCCTCGCGGCCAGGCGAAGACGGCGCTGTTCCAGGTGCTGGCGGGCGAAGTGCAGCCGGATTCCGGCTCGGTGACGTGGGGCGTCACGATTACGCCGGCTTATTTTCCGAAAGACAACTCGGCGTACTTTGACGGCGTCGACCTTTCGCTCGTCGACTGGCTGCGCCAATACTCGAAGGACCAGGACGAATCGTTCGTGCGCGGCTTCCTCGGCCGCATGCTGTTCTCGGGCGACGAAGCGCTGAAGAAGGCGTCGGTGCTGTCCGGGGGCGAGAAGGTGCGCTGCATGCTGTCGAAAATGATGCTGAGCGGCGCGAACATGCTGATGTTCGACGAGCCGACGAACCACCTCGACCTGGAATCGATCACGGCGCTCAACAACGGCTTGATCGAAACCGACGAGACGATGATTTTCACGTCGCATGACCATCAGTTCATCCAGACGATCGCCAACCGCATTATCGAAATTACGCCGAACGGCCTGATCGACCGGATGACGACATACGACGAATATCTCGAAAATCCCGAAATCGAGAAGCTTCGGGAACGCATGCAGCAAGCGTAA
- a CDS encoding MBL fold metallo-hydrolase: protein MRKHRFVNMDSAPANSAARRQLFRWSQDRLQNFLSRDYSECVPNVVPDLRYLQTNRSEPSITWIGHSTFLIQMCGLNIVTDPVWARRMALQKRLAPPGVELSDMPPVDVVLVSHSHYDHLHLASLRRLRGTKRLIVPAGLRHKMLDKGFPLVEELNWWEEVSLHGVKFTFVPAQHWTRRTLWDTNDSHWGGWVMESHAGPTVYFAGDSGYFRGFSEIGRRFGKIDVALMPIGAYEPEWFMAPQHISPEDALRAYRDVRADYFVPMHYGSFKLADDTPRDALERLEAERCRLNIAEDRIFMLHHGETMRFAIGNSVFR from the coding sequence ATGCGCAAACACCGCTTCGTCAACATGGATTCTGCCCCTGCGAACAGCGCGGCCAGACGCCAGTTGTTCCGGTGGAGTCAGGACCGTCTCCAGAACTTCCTTAGCCGAGATTACAGCGAATGCGTTCCGAACGTCGTTCCGGATTTGCGGTATTTGCAAACGAACCGTTCCGAGCCTTCGATTACATGGATCGGGCATTCGACGTTTCTCATTCAAATGTGCGGCCTTAACATCGTGACCGATCCCGTATGGGCGCGCCGAATGGCGCTTCAGAAGCGCCTCGCCCCGCCCGGCGTGGAATTGTCGGACATGCCCCCCGTCGACGTCGTGCTGGTGTCCCACTCGCATTACGATCATCTGCACCTGGCATCCTTGCGCAGGTTGAGAGGAACGAAGCGGCTGATCGTTCCCGCGGGTCTCCGCCACAAAATGCTGGACAAAGGCTTTCCCCTCGTGGAAGAATTGAACTGGTGGGAAGAGGTGTCGCTGCACGGCGTCAAGTTTACCTTCGTTCCCGCCCAGCATTGGACGCGCCGGACGCTGTGGGATACGAACGACTCGCATTGGGGCGGTTGGGTGATGGAAAGCCATGCGGGCCCGACGGTGTACTTTGCCGGGGACAGCGGGTATTTTCGCGGATTTTCGGAAATCGGCCGCCGCTTCGGCAAAATCGACGTGGCGCTCATGCCGATCGGCGCCTACGAGCCGGAATGGTTCATGGCTCCGCAGCACATCAGCCCGGAAGACGCCCTTAGAGCTTACCGGGACGTCCGGGCGGATTATTTCGTGCCGATGCACTACGGTTCGTTCAAGCTTGCGGACGACACGCCCCGGGACGCCCTGGAGCGGCTGGAAGCGGAACGATGCCGTTTGAATATTGCGGAAGATCGGATTTTCATGCTTCATCACGGCGAAACGATGCGATTCGCCATAGGCAATTCGGTTTTTCGATAA